GCAGTGCCGCCCCCGGCGCTCCAACCAAACCAGCACCGAACCCGAAACAGGGCAGGACTCCACGAGTCAAGTCAGCCACCTGCCAGCCAGCCAGCCTCCAACGCTCACCCACCCCCGCCACGCCACGACCACGaccatgtcctcctcctcctcgtccatgGGCGCGCTCGCCGCGGCCACTGCCATGGCGCTCTCCGGCTCCCTCGTCCTCTTCTCCCTCCGCCGCTTCGCCAAGCCCAGCCTCGACGATGACGCCCATGCTTCTGACGACCCCGCGTCCCTTCGTCCATGCCTCTCCTCCCCCTCAGGTAGGCCGCTGCTGATCCCGTgacgtttcttcttcttcgtctttgtGCACGGGATCCTGACGGAGGTTTCTTGATTATTGGCGTAACAGACAAGCGGCCGCGCGGTGGGAAGCTGCGGCGGAAGGGGGAGAAGCGGGTGCGCTTCGCCGAGGGCGTCGTCGACAATGAGGGCGCGCTCCCCGCGGCCAGGTCCTCCTCCACGtc
This genomic stretch from Hordeum vulgare subsp. vulgare chromosome 6H, MorexV3_pseudomolecules_assembly, whole genome shotgun sequence harbors:
- the LOC123402657 gene encoding uncharacterized protein LOC123402657 produces the protein MSSSSSSMGALAAATAMALSGSLVLFSLRRFAKPSLDDDAHASDDPASLRPCLSSPSDKRPRGGKLRRKGEKRVRFAEGVVDNEGALPAARSSSTSPPAPAAAEPTCRGSVTGSDHRMPANREALYRGMLRDRSVHRTAYSY